In one Verrucomicrobiia bacterium genomic region, the following are encoded:
- a CDS encoding VOC family protein, which produces MNLPLIQPYLFFNGRCEEAVEFYKKALGARVEMLMRFRESPEAPPPGTTPPGWEDKVMHASFHIGGSLVMASDGCGPESASFSGFSLSLAVASEADADRAFAALAEGGQVTMPLGKTFWSPRFGMLTDRFGVGWMINTLPAAQHPPDKT; this is translated from the coding sequence ATGAACCTGCCCCTCATCCAACCCTACCTGTTCTTCAACGGCCGCTGCGAGGAGGCCGTCGAGTTCTACAAGAAGGCCCTCGGTGCCCGAGTGGAAATGCTGATGCGCTTCCGCGAAAGCCCGGAAGCCCCGCCCCCCGGCACCACCCCTCCGGGATGGGAAGACAAGGTCATGCACGCCTCATTCCACATCGGCGGAAGCCTCGTCATGGCCTCGGACGGTTGCGGACCCGAGAGCGCCTCCTTCTCAGGCTTCTCGCTGTCCCTGGCCGTCGCCTCCGAAGCCGACGCGGACCGCGCCTTCGCCGCCCTCGCCGAAGGCGGTCAGGTCACCATGCCCCTCGGGAAGACCTTCTGGTCCCCGCGCTTCGGCATGCTCACCGACCGCTTCGGCGTCGGCTGGATGATCAACACCCTGCCGGCCGCCCAGCACCCTCCGGATAAGACCTGA
- a CDS encoding S8 family serine peptidase has protein sequence MVPVSSLRLVALIVLTVLAAVTDTLAAETKAIRLRNETIVTPPQARPLAPQRAEAPASGLFLIQFDRPPSQALRAELADRGAHLLRYIPDDAFIARLHQAPLHELRALPGVRWIGEYRPDHKVAAILRRWAALGSDLDIRLAVAPDVPPAELIALRKQLQRLERESASTFGRILQGRVSPTQLALIARSPVVLWIEPAPRMRLFDAISSKIVGGGSYETGEPGDDFPFPGDWDDDFGFAPNASPRPRQHSLPNSQHLTLTQQLGFDGSGVVVAVPDSGLDLGDPDLIHPDLAGRADAFFFYGSLEDASDEHGHGTHVAGIIAGSGATGETDAYGNLYGLGVAPGARIVAQRMFDGIGNYEPPPSFETLTRDAVRAGADIGSNSWGDTTYGRYDLTAAEFDALVRDADALAAGDQPFILEFSAGNSGPGTQTIGTPAVAKNVIATGASQNDRYGFYIFEDGPEAMADFSSRGPCEDGRIKPDVVAPGTWIASLQSGAATGENAWAPISPNYQFQGGTSQSGPHVSGAAAVFVQYWRETRNGLTPSPALVKAALINSSVDLDDGWGTRSIPNMDEGWGRVTLTNLIGSSRHFDFIDQSVALTNGQVFERRILVGNPRVPLKITLTYTDVPALPAALQALVNDLDLEVEAPDGTWFRGNAFDAGESIPNAFAADSINNVEGVHLANPMAGEYIVRIRGSRVVEDVFRRANAEPLQDFALVITGDLPLPGHGIIALHRPAYTVPDTLQLRLIDADLRGDSSVEVRVVSDTEPLGEAVLLLASGNAGLFTGAVATATGPAIPDGRLQIAHGDTIEAIYLDASPEARRTSDALADLLPPNLTGVADATRFGRLNITWETDEPANAIVEFGATPALGSFVTNRAFVTSHRVVLDGFAPEQSVYYRVRSRDAAGNEGLADAAGIPFETSLAASARILVIDQYDPTFTFFNLPLFAYTSALDDLGLDYEVWDVANEERTPDFEDLRGYSIVMWRLSEFFPALTVSGIRALREYVDAGGGLFVSSMELLSRLDEAGMDNFRRQVLRVESYDVDPGIDGIYGNDNLSMTSEIETELDFSEFPDLIIIPSDLSDTFRATTNATPILFDAWTGRTVGVRHPATATGTDSASGRVVFFSFPLEAIPDFGDAPNTRAGILYRVLSFLAPGVVDRAVLELDREQYTLPALVTVEVSDPDLAGQTSLEVSAQTPLESVPHTLELLATPRPGLFRGTFRLVPETTPPAAGLLRARNGDRLEVSYRDARPQQTLTVRATIDTEPPEIADIEIEPDYTEAIVRWTTSEPTDGLVRYRDVAFPSNLTAYHPDYTFVHELRLVGLEPDRDYTFEIVCRDPAGNVRTDNKQGQFHRFRTRKPLTPPFIDNLDAGGGEWTVASSDLGAEVLSIFITSTWELGRPNNELATSAWSGLHCWGTNLRGLPNELADTSLISPAILLTGGNRATLRFTHNYDFYPRSDFGDILEVGGLYATTNNGAIWTPLRQYSTASDGWEQVEVDLSPFLGHIVRLGWAYGLLAIDSVPHPGWLVDDIAVTVSSYVPATLILSNNLHQAAVTLRGPINRIERGRLVTLTNAPPGEYLFEFGSVPYYETPLAQSHLLSEGSTLLVAGHYTFPDINSNGISDLWEQHFFGEIAPGHRPEDDRDLDGFSDLAEFLAGTNPTNATSRLRLHPPQATVTGDVLLRWDSAAGVGYRVQGSPDALAWTPVTDWIRGTGTATTAIVPNPATDLPYLFRIEAHP, from the coding sequence GTGGTTCCAGTCTCCTCCCTGCGCCTCGTCGCCCTGATTGTCCTGACCGTTCTTGCGGCCGTCACCGACACCCTTGCCGCCGAGACCAAGGCGATCCGGCTGCGCAACGAAACCATCGTCACCCCGCCCCAGGCGCGCCCCCTCGCCCCGCAACGTGCCGAAGCCCCGGCCTCCGGTCTCTTCCTCATCCAGTTCGATCGCCCCCCGTCCCAGGCGCTCCGTGCCGAACTCGCCGACCGCGGCGCCCACCTGCTCCGGTACATCCCCGACGACGCCTTCATCGCCCGCCTCCACCAGGCGCCCCTCCACGAACTCCGCGCCCTCCCCGGCGTCCGCTGGATCGGCGAATACCGCCCGGACCACAAGGTGGCCGCCATCCTCCGCCGCTGGGCCGCCCTCGGTTCCGACCTCGACATCCGCCTCGCCGTCGCCCCCGACGTTCCACCCGCTGAACTCATCGCCCTCCGCAAACAACTCCAGCGCCTCGAACGCGAATCCGCTTCCACCTTCGGACGCATCCTCCAGGGCCGCGTCTCCCCCACCCAACTCGCCCTGATCGCCCGCTCCCCGGTCGTCCTCTGGATCGAACCCGCCCCCAGAATGCGCCTCTTCGACGCCATCTCCTCCAAGATCGTCGGCGGCGGTTCCTACGAAACCGGCGAACCCGGCGATGACTTCCCGTTCCCGGGCGACTGGGACGACGACTTCGGCTTCGCCCCCAATGCCTCCCCGCGTCCCCGTCAGCACAGCCTGCCCAATTCCCAACACCTCACCCTCACCCAGCAGCTCGGCTTCGACGGCTCCGGCGTCGTGGTGGCCGTGCCCGACAGCGGACTCGACCTCGGCGACCCCGACCTGATCCATCCCGACCTCGCCGGACGCGCCGATGCCTTCTTCTTCTATGGCTCGCTCGAGGACGCCTCCGACGAGCACGGGCACGGCACCCACGTTGCCGGCATCATCGCCGGAAGCGGCGCCACCGGCGAGACCGACGCCTACGGCAATCTCTACGGTCTCGGTGTCGCCCCGGGCGCCCGCATCGTCGCCCAGCGCATGTTCGATGGCATCGGCAACTACGAACCCCCGCCCTCCTTCGAAACCCTCACCCGCGATGCCGTCCGGGCCGGCGCCGACATCGGCTCCAACAGTTGGGGCGACACCACCTACGGCCGCTACGACCTCACCGCGGCCGAGTTCGACGCCCTGGTCCGCGACGCCGATGCCCTCGCCGCCGGGGATCAACCCTTCATCCTCGAGTTCTCCGCCGGCAATTCCGGTCCCGGCACCCAGACCATCGGCACCCCCGCCGTCGCCAAGAACGTCATCGCCACCGGCGCCTCCCAGAACGACCGCTACGGCTTCTACATCTTCGAAGACGGCCCCGAGGCCATGGCCGACTTCTCCAGCCGCGGACCCTGCGAGGATGGCCGCATCAAGCCCGACGTCGTCGCCCCCGGCACCTGGATCGCCTCGCTCCAGTCCGGCGCCGCCACCGGCGAAAACGCCTGGGCCCCGATCTCCCCCAACTACCAGTTCCAGGGCGGCACCAGCCAGTCCGGTCCCCACGTCTCCGGCGCCGCCGCCGTCTTCGTCCAGTACTGGCGCGAAACCCGCAACGGTCTCACCCCCTCACCAGCCCTCGTCAAAGCCGCCCTCATCAATTCCTCCGTGGACCTCGACGACGGCTGGGGCACCCGCTCCATTCCCAACATGGACGAAGGCTGGGGCCGCGTGACCCTCACCAACCTCATCGGTTCCTCGCGCCACTTCGACTTCATCGACCAGTCCGTCGCCCTCACCAACGGTCAGGTCTTCGAACGTCGCATCCTCGTCGGCAACCCCCGTGTCCCCCTCAAGATCACCCTCACCTACACGGATGTCCCGGCCCTTCCCGCCGCCCTCCAGGCCCTCGTCAACGACCTCGACCTCGAAGTCGAGGCCCCCGACGGAACGTGGTTCCGAGGCAATGCCTTCGACGCCGGCGAATCCATCCCCAACGCCTTCGCCGCCGACTCCATCAACAACGTCGAAGGCGTCCATCTCGCCAACCCCATGGCCGGCGAATACATCGTCCGTATCCGCGGTTCCCGGGTCGTCGAGGACGTCTTCCGCCGCGCCAACGCCGAACCCCTCCAGGATTTCGCCCTGGTGATCACCGGGGATCTGCCCCTCCCGGGTCATGGCATCATCGCCCTCCACCGCCCCGCCTACACCGTCCCCGACACCCTCCAGCTCCGCCTCATCGACGCCGACCTCCGCGGAGACTCGTCCGTCGAGGTCCGCGTGGTCAGCGACACCGAACCCCTCGGCGAAGCCGTCCTCCTCCTCGCCTCCGGCAATGCCGGCCTCTTCACCGGAGCCGTCGCCACCGCCACCGGCCCCGCCATCCCCGATGGCCGCCTCCAGATCGCCCACGGCGACACCATCGAGGCCATCTACCTCGACGCCTCCCCCGAAGCCCGCCGCACCTCAGACGCCCTCGCCGACCTCCTCCCGCCCAACCTGACCGGCGTCGCCGACGCCACCCGCTTCGGACGCCTCAACATCACCTGGGAAACCGACGAACCCGCCAACGCCATCGTCGAGTTCGGCGCCACCCCCGCCCTCGGTTCCTTCGTCACCAACCGCGCCTTCGTCACCTCCCATCGCGTGGTCCTCGACGGCTTCGCCCCGGAACAATCCGTGTACTACCGCGTCCGGTCCCGCGACGCCGCCGGCAACGAGGGTCTCGCCGACGCCGCCGGCATTCCCTTTGAAACGAGCCTCGCCGCCTCCGCCCGCATCCTCGTCATCGACCAGTACGACCCCACCTTCACCTTCTTCAACCTCCCCCTCTTCGCCTACACCTCCGCGCTCGATGACCTCGGCCTCGACTACGAGGTGTGGGACGTCGCCAACGAGGAACGCACCCCGGACTTCGAGGATCTGCGCGGCTACTCCATCGTGATGTGGCGCCTCAGCGAGTTCTTCCCCGCCCTCACCGTCTCCGGCATCCGCGCCCTCCGCGAATACGTCGATGCCGGCGGCGGCCTCTTCGTCTCCTCCATGGAACTCCTCAGCCGCCTCGACGAGGCCGGCATGGACAACTTCCGGCGCCAGGTCCTCCGGGTCGAATCCTACGACGTCGATCCCGGCATCGACGGCATCTACGGCAACGACAACCTCTCCATGACCAGCGAGATCGAAACCGAACTCGATTTCTCCGAGTTCCCCGACCTCATCATCATCCCTTCGGACCTCTCCGACACCTTCCGCGCCACCACCAACGCCACCCCCATCCTCTTCGATGCCTGGACCGGCCGCACCGTCGGCGTCCGTCACCCCGCCACCGCCACCGGCACCGATTCCGCCTCCGGCCGTGTGGTCTTCTTCTCCTTCCCCCTCGAGGCCATCCCCGACTTCGGCGACGCGCCCAACACCCGCGCCGGCATCCTTTACCGCGTCCTCAGCTTCCTCGCCCCGGGCGTCGTGGACCGCGCCGTCCTCGAACTCGACCGCGAACAATACACCCTGCCCGCCCTCGTCACGGTCGAGGTCTCCGATCCCGACCTCGCCGGCCAGACATCCCTCGAAGTCTCCGCCCAAACCCCGCTCGAATCCGTCCCGCACACCCTCGAACTCCTCGCCACCCCGCGGCCGGGCCTCTTCCGCGGCACCTTCCGGCTCGTTCCCGAAACCACCCCGCCCGCCGCCGGACTCCTCCGGGCCCGCAATGGCGACCGCCTCGAGGTCTCCTACCGCGATGCCCGCCCCCAACAGACCCTCACCGTCCGGGCCACCATCGACACCGAACCGCCGGAGATCGCCGACATCGAGATCGAACCCGACTACACCGAGGCCATCGTCCGCTGGACCACTTCGGAACCCACCGACGGCCTCGTCCGCTACCGCGATGTCGCCTTCCCTTCCAACCTGACCGCCTACCACCCCGATTACACGTTCGTCCACGAACTCCGGCTCGTCGGCCTCGAACCGGACCGCGACTACACCTTCGAGATCGTCTGTCGCGACCCAGCCGGCAATGTCCGCACCGACAACAAACAGGGCCAGTTCCATCGCTTCCGCACCCGCAAACCCCTCACCCCGCCCTTCATCGACAATCTCGACGCCGGCGGAGGCGAATGGACGGTCGCCAGCTCCGACCTCGGTGCCGAGGTCCTCTCCATCTTCATCACCTCCACCTGGGAACTCGGCCGCCCCAACAACGAACTCGCCACCAGCGCCTGGTCCGGCCTCCACTGCTGGGGCACCAACCTCCGCGGCCTCCCCAACGAACTCGCCGACACCTCCCTCATCAGTCCCGCCATCCTCCTCACCGGCGGCAATCGCGCCACCCTCCGCTTCACCCACAATTACGACTTCTACCCCCGCTCGGACTTCGGCGACATCCTCGAGGTCGGCGGCCTCTACGCCACCACCAACAACGGCGCCATCTGGACCCCCCTCCGCCAGTACAGCACCGCCTCCGACGGCTGGGAACAGGTCGAGGTGGACCTCAGCCCCTTCCTCGGTCACATCGTCCGTCTCGGCTGGGCCTACGGCCTTCTCGCCATCGACTCCGTCCCCCACCCCGGCTGGCTCGTCGATGACATCGCCGTCACCGTCTCCAGTTACGTCCCCGCCACCCTCATCCTCTCCAACAACCTCCACCAGGCCGCCGTCACCCTCCGCGGCCCCATCAACCGCATCGAACGCGGCCGCCTCGTCACCCTCACCAACGCGCCGCCCGGCGAATACCTCTTCGAGTTCGGCAGCGTTCCCTACTACGAAACACCCCTCGCCCAATCCCACCTCCTCTCCGAGGGCTCCACCCTCCTCGTCGCCGGCCACTACACCTTCCCCGATATCAATTCCAACGGCATCAGCGATCTCTGGGAACAACACTTCTTCGGCGAAATCGCCCCCGGACACCGCCCCGAGGACGACCGCGACCTCGACGGCTTCAGCGACCTCGCCGAGTTCCTGGCCGGCACCAACCCCACCAACGCCACCTCGCGCCTTCGCCTCCATCCCCCCCAGGCCACCGTCACCGGCGACGTCCTCCTCCGCTGGGATTCCGCCGCGGGCGTCGGCTACCGCGTCCAGGGAAGCCCCGATGCCCTCGCCTGGACTCCCGTCACCGACTGGATCCGCGGCACCGGCACCGCCACCACGGCCATCGTCCCCAACCCCGCCACGGACCTTCCCTACCTCTTCCGCATCGAAGCCCACCCCTGA
- a CDS encoding Gfo/Idh/MocA family oxidoreductase, with amino-acid sequence MQSPVPDRAPRSTESSRRSFLKTTGAAVGVSALAGVKLPYVHAADSSTVRVALIGCGGRGTGAANDALNVKGGPMELTAMADVFENRLNNSYQALRRAHESKVAVPRDHMFIGLDAYKQAIDTLKPGDVAIFTTPPAYRWVHFQYAIQKGVNVFMEKPVTVDGPTSRRMLQLGEEASRKNLKVGVGLMVRHCRGRQQLKQRLDDGEIGDLITLRAYRMHGPVGYAFSGPKPDDLSHMMYQIQRFHSFLWASGGLYSDFYIHQVDECCWMKGSWPVRAQANGGRHYRGDAIDQNFDNYTVEYTFADGSKFFFYGRTMSGCRDDFSSYAHGAKGSAVISGGSHSPGRVRTFRTQNITMARNNPDLIWAFPQPEPNPYQLEWDDLMEAIRNDQPYNEVARGVEASLVSSMGRMAAHTGQEVTYDQILNSTHEFAPDLDKLTADSPAPLLPGEDGNYPIPEPGRKRDREY; translated from the coding sequence ATGCAATCTCCCGTCCCTGATCGGGCGCCGCGTTCGACCGAGTCGTCCCGTCGCAGTTTTCTGAAGACCACCGGCGCTGCGGTGGGGGTGTCGGCCCTGGCCGGCGTGAAGCTTCCCTACGTTCATGCGGCGGACAGCAGCACGGTGCGGGTGGCGTTGATCGGGTGCGGGGGACGGGGCACGGGGGCGGCCAATGACGCGTTGAATGTGAAGGGCGGTCCGATGGAGCTGACGGCGATGGCGGATGTGTTCGAGAACCGGCTGAACAACTCGTACCAGGCGTTGAGGCGGGCGCACGAGAGCAAGGTGGCGGTGCCGCGGGACCACATGTTCATCGGCCTGGACGCCTACAAGCAGGCCATCGACACCTTGAAGCCGGGGGACGTGGCGATCTTCACGACGCCGCCGGCCTACCGCTGGGTGCACTTCCAGTACGCCATTCAGAAGGGCGTGAATGTGTTCATGGAGAAGCCCGTGACCGTGGACGGGCCGACTTCGCGCAGGATGTTGCAGCTCGGGGAGGAGGCGTCGCGGAAGAACCTGAAGGTGGGCGTGGGCCTGATGGTCCGGCACTGCCGGGGGCGCCAGCAATTGAAGCAGCGGCTGGACGACGGGGAGATCGGGGACCTGATCACGCTCCGGGCCTACCGGATGCACGGTCCGGTCGGGTACGCCTTCTCGGGGCCGAAGCCGGACGACCTGTCGCACATGATGTACCAGATCCAGCGGTTCCACAGTTTCCTGTGGGCCAGCGGCGGGTTGTACAGCGACTTCTACATCCACCAGGTGGACGAGTGCTGCTGGATGAAGGGGTCATGGCCGGTGCGGGCGCAGGCCAACGGCGGGCGGCATTACCGGGGGGACGCCATCGACCAGAACTTCGACAATTACACGGTGGAATACACCTTCGCTGACGGGTCGAAGTTCTTCTTCTATGGGCGGACGATGTCCGGGTGCCGGGACGACTTCAGCAGCTATGCGCATGGGGCGAAGGGATCGGCCGTGATCTCGGGAGGGAGCCACTCGCCGGGTCGGGTGCGCACCTTCCGGACGCAGAACATCACCATGGCGCGGAACAATCCGGACCTGATCTGGGCCTTCCCGCAGCCGGAGCCGAACCCGTACCAGCTCGAGTGGGACGACCTCATGGAGGCGATCCGGAACGACCAGCCGTACAACGAGGTGGCGCGCGGAGTGGAGGCGAGTCTGGTGTCGTCGATGGGGCGCATGGCGGCCCACACGGGTCAGGAAGTGACCTACGACCAGATCCTCAACTCAACCCACGAGTTCGCGCCCGACCTCGACAAGCTGACCGCGGACTCCCCGGCGCCGCTGCTCCCAGGCGAGGACGGGAATTATCCGATTCCGGAACCCGGCCGGAAGCGGGACCGCGAGTACTGA
- a CDS encoding sulfurtransferase: protein MHPHRSIPICAPLALSISALLLAARAPAQIGLISPQEVHTLIHHADPGSRPLVLDTRGGYKDYIRAHLPTAHHINFDTLRGTDRGVPVQYLPDDLTRHLLVRAGVDRNRTHVLYAEGGTGDEILSASMVAHVLEKFGVRDIRILDGGWPDYRARFATTQDYPDTPRGRLPARMNRGIAVSVHEVMSLKDRPGVVLVDARPALEFRGEDDLWPRQGHIPGAIHFHWARVMTDANTHKFRPPSEMAPELEAAGLTPDKDILVYCGTSREGSLLRFYLKHLAGYPNVRLYEGSWKEYAAMKHLPVATGP from the coding sequence ATGCACCCACACCGATCCATCCCCATCTGCGCTCCGCTGGCGCTATCCATCTCCGCCCTGCTCCTTGCCGCCCGGGCCCCAGCGCAGATCGGCCTCATCTCCCCGCAAGAGGTCCACACCCTCATTCACCACGCCGATCCCGGATCCCGCCCCCTCGTCCTCGACACCCGCGGCGGCTACAAGGACTACATCCGCGCCCACCTCCCCACCGCCCACCACATCAACTTCGACACCCTGCGCGGCACCGACCGCGGCGTGCCGGTCCAGTATCTCCCCGACGACCTGACCCGCCATCTCCTGGTCCGGGCCGGGGTCGATCGCAACCGCACCCATGTGCTCTACGCCGAAGGCGGCACCGGCGACGAAATCCTCAGCGCCTCCATGGTCGCCCATGTCCTCGAAAAGTTCGGCGTCCGCGACATCCGCATCCTCGACGGCGGCTGGCCCGACTACCGCGCCCGTTTCGCCACCACCCAGGACTACCCCGACACCCCGCGCGGACGCCTTCCCGCCCGCATGAACCGCGGCATCGCCGTCAGCGTGCACGAGGTGATGTCCCTCAAGGATCGTCCCGGTGTCGTCCTGGTGGACGCCCGCCCGGCGCTCGAGTTCCGCGGCGAGGACGACCTCTGGCCCCGCCAAGGCCACATTCCCGGCGCCATCCATTTCCACTGGGCCCGCGTCATGACCGACGCCAACACCCACAAGTTCCGACCGCCCTCCGAGATGGCGCCCGAACTCGAAGCCGCAGGGCTCACCCCGGACAAGGACATCCTTGTCTATTGCGGGACCTCCCGGGAAGGCAGCCTGCTGCGGTTCTACCTCAAGCACCTTGCCGGCTATCCGAACGTCAGGCTCTACGAAGGCTCCTGGAAGGAGTACGCCGCCATGAAGCACCTCCCCGTCGCCACCGGGCCTTGA
- a CDS encoding VOC family protein: MKITEIAFSCYPVTDMARARRFYEEILGLSPSSSVGEPGGMQWTEYDIAGGTLSLGAGAPEWNPTSSGCSVGLEVDDFDAAIAHLRRHGVPFHMEPFATPVCRMAFVLDPDGNALCIHKRNAGHA, encoded by the coding sequence ATGAAAATCACCGAAATCGCCTTCTCCTGCTACCCGGTCACCGACATGGCCCGCGCCCGGCGCTTCTACGAGGAGATCCTCGGGCTGTCCCCCTCTTCGTCCGTCGGAGAACCGGGAGGCATGCAATGGACCGAGTACGACATCGCCGGTGGCACCCTCTCCCTCGGCGCCGGCGCACCCGAGTGGAACCCGACCTCCTCCGGTTGCAGTGTGGGCCTCGAAGTGGACGACTTCGACGCCGCCATCGCCCACCTGCGCCGCCACGGCGTCCCCTTCCACATGGAACCTTTCGCCACCCCCGTCTGTCGCATGGCCTTCGTTCTCGATCCCGATGGCAATGCCCTCTGCATCCACAAGCGCAATGCGGGTCACGCCTGA
- a CDS encoding nitrate- and nitrite sensing domain-containing protein → MILLLALPVLGLAFFGGRGAWEKWQTERSYARLEVQSGVLQQVGDLVHELQKERGRSAVFVGSRGARFAEELITQRRASDVELSTFQQRAEAVSGLNLGRVFDEGLTAGREALGRLAGRRGEISAFRITGAESTRYFTETIATLLDLAMAVALSVEDPQVARGMFAYVDFLKGKEQTGIERAVMATVFSEDRFTGDAFARISRILAVQETYLTQALSFSTGEQRQFYADTMRAPIVETVSAMREGALAKAQEGGFGVTPHVWYDAITEKIDLMKGIENRLAADYRNQGVVLRRQARNAFLMFAAATLAIVGLTVALGVAIIRSITAPLRRVIVELTTGSDQVTAASAQVATASQSLAEGASEQAASLEETGASLEEMSSMTRRTADHARGAQTLSNETRLAAETGAQDMTEMSGAMDAIKVSSDNIAKIIKTIDEIAFQTNILALNAAVEAARAGDAGQGFAVVADEVRTLAQRSAQAAKETAQRIEDSIEKSERGVRISSKVADGFQEIVRKARQVDELIGQIAGASQEQNQGIAQVSTAVSQMDRVTQANAASAEESASAAEELSAQAETLRQAVTELNRLVGIHGGGAPAGTSEPKAPSREEHRTIHGAKPQSAARPGSNRMAAGAPANPPVRRASIAAAPAVRTGATAASAALVPGSGARRSELPMDGDFRDF, encoded by the coding sequence TTGATACTTTTGCTGGCGTTGCCAGTGCTGGGACTCGCGTTCTTCGGCGGGCGTGGGGCGTGGGAGAAGTGGCAGACCGAGCGGAGTTACGCGCGGTTGGAGGTGCAATCGGGCGTCCTGCAGCAGGTCGGGGACCTGGTTCACGAACTCCAGAAGGAGCGGGGACGATCGGCGGTGTTCGTCGGGAGCCGGGGGGCCCGGTTCGCCGAGGAGCTGATCACGCAGCGCCGGGCGAGCGATGTGGAGTTGAGCACGTTTCAGCAGCGCGCCGAGGCGGTGTCAGGACTGAACCTCGGGCGGGTGTTCGACGAGGGTCTGACGGCGGGTCGGGAGGCGCTGGGCCGGCTGGCGGGCCGGCGTGGGGAGATTTCGGCGTTTCGGATCACCGGGGCGGAGTCCACACGGTATTTCACGGAAACCATTGCGACACTGCTGGACCTGGCCATGGCGGTGGCCCTTTCGGTGGAGGACCCGCAGGTGGCGCGGGGGATGTTCGCCTATGTCGATTTTCTGAAGGGAAAGGAGCAGACCGGGATTGAGCGGGCGGTGATGGCCACGGTGTTCAGCGAGGACCGGTTTACCGGGGACGCGTTTGCGCGGATCAGCCGGATTCTGGCGGTGCAGGAGACGTACCTGACCCAGGCACTGAGCTTTTCGACCGGGGAACAGCGGCAGTTCTACGCCGACACCATGCGGGCCCCGATCGTCGAGACGGTGTCGGCGATGCGGGAGGGCGCGTTGGCGAAGGCGCAGGAGGGGGGCTTCGGCGTGACCCCGCACGTGTGGTACGACGCCATCACGGAAAAGATCGACCTGATGAAGGGGATCGAGAACCGGTTGGCTGCGGACTATCGAAATCAAGGCGTGGTGCTGCGGAGGCAAGCCCGCAACGCCTTCCTGATGTTTGCTGCGGCGACGCTGGCGATCGTGGGCCTGACCGTGGCGCTGGGCGTGGCGATCATCCGGTCCATTACGGCGCCGCTGCGGCGGGTGATCGTGGAACTGACCACCGGATCGGACCAGGTGACGGCCGCGTCCGCCCAGGTGGCGACGGCGAGCCAGTCCCTGGCGGAGGGGGCCAGCGAGCAGGCGGCATCGCTCGAGGAGACCGGGGCTTCGCTGGAGGAGATGTCGAGCATGACCCGGCGGACGGCGGATCACGCCAGGGGCGCGCAGACGTTGTCGAACGAGACGCGGCTGGCGGCGGAGACGGGGGCGCAGGACATGACCGAGATGAGCGGGGCGATGGATGCCATCAAGGTTTCGAGCGACAACATTGCGAAGATCATCAAGACCATCGACGAGATCGCCTTCCAGACCAACATCCTCGCCCTGAATGCGGCGGTGGAGGCGGCGCGGGCGGGGGATGCGGGACAGGGATTCGCGGTGGTCGCGGACGAAGTGCGGACGCTCGCGCAACGGAGCGCGCAGGCGGCAAAGGAGACCGCCCAGCGCATCGAGGACTCGATCGAGAAGAGCGAGCGGGGCGTGCGGATCAGCAGCAAGGTGGCCGACGGATTCCAGGAGATCGTGCGCAAGGCGCGGCAGGTGGACGAATTGATCGGGCAGATTGCCGGCGCCTCCCAGGAGCAGAACCAGGGCATCGCCCAGGTCAGCACGGCGGTCAGTCAGATGGACCGGGTGACCCAGGCCAATGCGGCCAGCGCGGAGGAGAGCGCCAGCGCCGCGGAGGAACTGAGCGCCCAGGCGGAGACGCTCCGGCAGGCGGTGACGGAATTGAACCGCCTTGTCGGAATTCACGGCGGAGGAGCGCCGGCCGGAACATCGGAACCGAAAGCACCTTCCCGGGAGGAACATCGAACGATCCATGGGGCCAAACCGCAATCCGCGGCCCGGCCTGGATCGAATCGCATGGCGGCCGGAGCGCCGGCGAATCCGCCGGTGAGACGGGCGTCGATCGCCGCGGCACCTGCCGTTCGCACCGGTGCGACCGCCGCTTCCGCGGCTTTGGTGCCGGGTTCCGGGGCACGGCGTTCGGAGTTGCCGATGGACGGTGACTTCAGGGATTTCTGA